The following coding sequences are from one Microbacterium sp. SSM24 window:
- a CDS encoding alpha/beta fold hydrolase, whose amino-acid sequence MKLPYTEVAFDEKGAYVAREQLGELDQMLADKRPTDVIVMTHGWNNTEGQARALYERLTESIVAVRPRVDGARDRRFAVVGVLWPSIQWAEAESSGAGAGVADDLAVLEADIALRIEDPGIRSRLLALAPRLEGSSAAQEEFVEVLREALPAASKGEDSAGFDALKEAPAAEVLDAARGGGALDAAPAAAGGAASIDPAGLAPLGAGGGAGFLDSIVGAARNLVNVTTYYTMKERSGVVGRKGIADLLERIHAEAADARLHLVGHSFGGRAVTAATVATSAPISSLSLLQAAYSHFGMAKGWDGADRNGLFAKAPATVRGPIIITHTRNDKAVGLAYPIASRLARQIGVGLGDANDPYGGIGRNGALKTPGGVSGTLLDVGGTYDFADHDVWSLNADTFVSGHGDVTGKQVAYAVLSAVMST is encoded by the coding sequence ATGAAGCTGCCCTACACCGAAGTGGCATTCGACGAGAAGGGCGCGTACGTGGCGCGCGAGCAGCTCGGCGAACTCGACCAGATGCTCGCCGACAAGCGGCCCACCGACGTCATCGTCATGACGCACGGCTGGAACAACACCGAGGGCCAGGCGCGCGCACTGTACGAGCGTCTGACCGAATCGATCGTCGCGGTGCGTCCGCGGGTCGACGGCGCCCGCGATCGCCGATTCGCCGTCGTCGGAGTCCTCTGGCCCTCGATCCAGTGGGCGGAGGCTGAGAGCTCCGGCGCCGGCGCCGGAGTCGCTGACGATCTCGCGGTGCTCGAGGCGGACATCGCGCTGCGCATCGAGGATCCCGGCATCCGGAGCCGCCTGCTCGCGCTCGCGCCGCGCCTCGAAGGATCCTCGGCAGCGCAGGAGGAGTTCGTCGAGGTGCTCCGCGAGGCGCTGCCCGCCGCGTCGAAGGGCGAGGATTCCGCGGGATTCGACGCGCTGAAGGAGGCACCGGCCGCCGAAGTGCTGGATGCCGCACGCGGCGGAGGAGCGCTGGATGCCGCGCCCGCCGCCGCCGGCGGTGCGGCCTCGATCGATCCGGCAGGGCTCGCGCCGCTCGGCGCCGGCGGCGGCGCTGGCTTCCTCGACAGCATCGTCGGAGCCGCACGCAATCTCGTGAACGTCACGACCTACTACACGATGAAGGAGCGGTCGGGAGTGGTCGGACGCAAGGGCATCGCGGACCTCCTCGAACGGATCCACGCCGAAGCCGCCGACGCCCGGCTGCACCTGGTCGGGCACTCGTTCGGCGGTCGCGCGGTGACGGCGGCCACGGTCGCGACATCCGCCCCCATCTCGTCGCTGTCGCTCCTGCAGGCGGCGTACAGCCACTTCGGCATGGCGAAGGGCTGGGACGGCGCGGACAGGAACGGCCTGTTCGCGAAAGCGCCGGCCACCGTGCGCGGCCCGATCATCATCACCCACACCCGCAACGACAAGGCGGTGGGGCTCGCCTATCCGATCGCCTCGCGTCTCGCGCGCCAGATCGGCGTCGGTCTGGGCGACGCGAACGATCCCTACGGCGGCATCGGACGCAACGGTGCGCTCAAGACCCCGGGCGGCGTCAGCGGCACGCTCCTCGATGTCGGGGGCACCTACGACTTCGCCGACCACGACGTTTGGTCCCTCAATGCGGACACCTTCGTCTCCGGCCACGGCGATGTGACCGGGAAGCAGGTCGCCTACGCCGTGCTCTCTGCCGTGATGAGCACCTGA
- a CDS encoding S8 family peptidase: MASDDERDDKVPREFPAVEPEAALDPDAPKPMPQGEKPAPGGYGGSPAFSLPGMPRTVSLVTDSVITRPLAERMASAEPDTLIGIVIELRTDSGVPLSTAVAELTLGVIFAVSDSEDGASRAEDPQLVRSTGSYVFASLTAAEILRLVSWDSDKGARPTGGRQEAKSAPRSLINRVWPNFEVTATIHRSVITTKADAAVRAFDATGEGIVWAVLDTGIDAEHKHFATYGTLALPSNLMPKSFVRGTEDADALRDPNGHGTHVAGIIAGGQTATPRKRISAATWYRTAEGATGVERVQLDRISGMAPETKILPIKVLADDRTGDLETLLAALEHIQELNRWGRELNVHGVNLSLGYAFDPSWFATGLSPVCREVDRLVANGVCVVVSAGNTGYGAALDTVGREMRLGFGMTINDPGNAARAITVGSTSLKPYSTGVSYFSSKGPTGDGRLKPDLVAPGERVVSAGAGELLAKARDTVQLKAGEKASDITYVEDSGTSMSAPHVSGVAAAFLSVHREFIGKPDEVKRVLMDTASDLARDPTFQGRGLVDAMRAIQSV; encoded by the coding sequence ATGGCGTCCGACGACGAGCGTGACGACAAGGTTCCGCGGGAGTTCCCCGCCGTCGAGCCCGAGGCCGCACTGGACCCCGACGCACCGAAGCCCATGCCGCAGGGCGAGAAGCCTGCGCCGGGGGGCTACGGCGGCTCTCCCGCCTTCTCCCTCCCGGGCATGCCCCGGACCGTCTCACTGGTCACCGATTCGGTGATCACGCGCCCCCTCGCCGAGCGCATGGCCTCGGCAGAGCCGGACACGCTCATCGGGATCGTGATCGAACTGCGCACCGACAGCGGCGTACCGCTGTCGACCGCTGTGGCGGAGCTCACGCTGGGTGTGATCTTCGCCGTGTCGGACTCCGAGGACGGGGCATCCCGAGCTGAAGATCCCCAGCTGGTCCGCAGCACGGGCAGCTACGTCTTCGCGTCGCTCACGGCCGCCGAGATCCTCCGCCTCGTGAGCTGGGACAGCGACAAGGGCGCACGCCCCACCGGCGGGCGCCAGGAGGCCAAGTCCGCCCCCCGCAGCCTCATCAACCGCGTGTGGCCGAACTTCGAGGTCACCGCGACGATCCATCGCTCCGTCATCACGACGAAGGCCGACGCCGCCGTACGGGCGTTCGATGCCACCGGCGAGGGGATCGTGTGGGCCGTGCTCGACACCGGCATCGACGCCGAGCACAAGCACTTCGCGACCTACGGCACCCTCGCGCTGCCGAGCAATCTGATGCCGAAGTCGTTCGTCCGCGGCACCGAAGACGCCGACGCCCTGCGCGATCCCAACGGCCACGGCACGCACGTGGCGGGAATCATCGCCGGCGGTCAGACGGCGACGCCGCGGAAACGCATCTCCGCAGCGACGTGGTACCGCACGGCGGAGGGCGCGACCGGCGTCGAGCGGGTCCAGCTGGACCGCATCAGCGGCATGGCGCCCGAGACGAAGATTCTTCCGATCAAGGTCCTGGCCGATGACCGCACCGGAGACCTCGAGACGCTGCTGGCCGCGCTGGAGCACATCCAGGAGCTCAACCGCTGGGGACGCGAGCTCAACGTGCACGGCGTGAACCTCTCGCTCGGGTACGCGTTCGACCCGTCGTGGTTCGCCACGGGCCTGTCCCCCGTCTGCCGCGAGGTCGACCGGCTCGTCGCGAACGGCGTGTGCGTCGTCGTGTCGGCGGGAAACACCGGCTACGGCGCCGCGCTGGACACCGTCGGGCGCGAGATGCGCCTGGGCTTCGGGATGACCATCAACGACCCGGGCAACGCCGCACGCGCGATCACCGTCGGTTCGACGTCCCTGAAGCCGTACTCGACGGGCGTGTCGTACTTCTCGTCGAAGGGGCCGACCGGCGACGGACGACTCAAGCCCGATCTGGTCGCGCCCGGTGAGCGCGTGGTCAGTGCCGGCGCCGGCGAGCTGCTCGCCAAGGCGCGTGACACCGTGCAGCTCAAGGCCGGCGAGAAGGCATCGGACATCACCTACGTCGAGGACTCGGGCACGTCGATGTCGGCACCGCACGTGTCGGGGGTCGCGGCGGCCTTCCTCTCGGTGCACCGGGAGTTCATCGGCAAACCCGACGAGGTCAAGCGCGTGCTCATGGACACCGCGAGCGACCTCGCTCGCGACCCGACGTTCCAGGGCCGTGGACTCGTCGACGCGATGCGGGCCATCCAGAGCGTGTGA